Proteins encoded within one genomic window of Aspergillus nidulans FGSC A4 chromosome VII:
- a CDS encoding uncharacterized protein (transcript_id=CADANIAT00008767), giving the protein MSVSMRRSLPLLRLVMTPPKIASTRRCFSSTPLVKNAGSTATLPVKKPVGAFRGGLFGFLTGSVVAGAVVYYYILGEYRISNSMLTEDIDALQTATQKLQTYISELETRVDQLQKKK; this is encoded by the exons ATGTCTGTCAGTATGCGGCGGTCGCTACCGTTGCTCCGGCTCGTCATGACGCCGCCAAAAATCGCGTCAACGCGGAGAtgcttctccagcactccCCTCGTGAAAAACGCAGGATCAACGGCCACACTGCCAGTCAAGAAGCCCGTTGGAGCTTTTCGGGGAGG ATTATTTGGTTTCCTTACTGGTTCCGTTGTTGCCGGTGCTGTCGTCTACTACTATATCCTTGGCGAGTACAGGATATCGAACAGCATGCTTACTGAAGATATCGAT GCTTTACAAACCGCAACCCAAAAGCTCCAGACTTACATCTCTGAGCTGGAAACACGAGTAGACCAActgcagaaaaagaaatga
- a CDS encoding protein aodA (transcript_id=CADANIAT00008772) yields the protein MNSMSTTGPIRVAAIPKHYLQFTVRTYTRSMASAGLRYSNPPLVKKCYDQPTGKRFISSTPQSQIKDYFPPPDAPKIVEVKTAWAHPVYSEEEMRAVTVGHREAKNWSDWVALGSVRLLRWGMDLVTGYKHPAPGQEDIKKFQMTEKEWLRRFVFLESVAGVPGMVGGMLRHLRSLRRMKRDNGWIETLLEEAYNERMHLLTFLKMAEPGWFMRLMVLGAQGVFFNGFFLSYLISPRTCHRFVGYLEEEAVLTYTRAIKDLESGRLPHWEKLEAPEIAVKYWKMPEGNRTMKDLLLYVRADEAKHREVNHTLGNLKQAVDVNPFAVEWKDPSKPHPGKGIKHLKTTGWEREEVV from the exons ATGAATTCGATGTCAACAACGGGGCCTATTAGGGTGGCCGCTATACCGAAACATTACCTGCAATTCACAGTGCGGACCTATACGAGGAGTATGGCGAGCGCTGGGTTACGATACAGCAATCCGCCCCTCGTCAAAAAATGCTACGACCAACCGACAGGGAAAAGGTTCATTTCCTCCACGCCACAATCACAGATCAAAGACTATTTCCCTCCTCCTGATGCACCGAAAATAGTCGAGGTGAAAACAGCGTGGGCTCATCCTGT CTAcagtgaagaagaaatgcGTGCAGTCACTGTTGGCCATCGCGAGGCAAAGAATTGGTCTGACTGGGTAGCGCTTGGGAGTGTCCGCCTGCTCCGATGGGGTATGGACCTGGTCACTGGCTATAAACACCCTGCGCCGGGCCAAGAAGACATCAAGAAGTTTCAGATGACGGAAAAGGAATGGTTAAGAAGATTTGTCTTCTTGGAGAGCGTCGCGGGTGTACCTGGAATGGTTGGTGGTATGCTAAGGCATTTGAGGAGTCTCAGACGTATGAAGCGAGATAACGGATGG ATCGAGACGCTCCTTGAGGAGGCATACAATGAGCGGATGCACTTGCTCACATTCCTCAAGATGGCCGAACCTGGGTGGTTCATGCGCTTAATGGTCCTTGGAGCGCAAGGAGTGTTTTTCaacggcttcttcctctcttaTCTCATCTCGCCACGTACCTGTCATCGTTTCGTCGGCTATctcgaggaggaagccgTGCTCACTTACACTCGGGCCATCAAAGACCTCGAAAGCGGCAGGCTGCCGCACTGGGAAAAGCTGGAGGCTCCAGAGATCGCTGTCAAGTACTGGAAAATGCCTGAGGGTAACCGGACCATGAAGGATCTGTTGCTGTATGTCCGAGCGGACGAGGCCAAACATCGCGAGGTCAACCACACGCTAGGGAACCTGAAGCAAGCGGTCGACGTCAACCCTTTCGCCGTTGAATGGAAGGATCCGTCTAAACCGCATCCTGGCAAAGGGATCAAACACTTAAAGACCACCGGCTGGGAACGAGAGGAGGTTGTTTGA
- a CDS encoding uncharacterized protein (transcript_id=CADANIAT00008770), giving the protein MNYGEKWQKNYLGLEPGISPLDLQRGDDDAGGGFSVLKEPFETRQIRHFAPGIPRPGYNCFSVYLWSHTVNSDHSNTVSNPSFLTPTIDNAAPGHRTARPAAWRSKWVCGVPPAAQDSRHQMAGTLHYSTGIIEPYSLLRAPSNSPCLACLASQEE; this is encoded by the exons ATGAATTATGGAGAAAAATGGCAAAAAAATTACCTGGGACTCGAACCTGGCATCTCCCCGCTAGACC TACAGCGAggagatgacgatgctggcGGCGGGTTTAGCGTGCTGAAGGAGCCTTTCGAGACTCGCCAGATCCGCCACTTCGCTCCAGGAATTCCGCGACCTGGTTATAACTGCTTTTCGGTATATCTCTGGTCTCATACTGTCAACAGTGACCATAGCAACACAGTGTCAAATCCAAGCTTCTTAACGCCGACGATCGATAATGCGGCTCCTGGACATAGAACTGCTCGGCCCGCTGCTTGGCGCTCGAAGTGGGTCTGTGGGGTCCCGCCAGCAGCCCAGGACTCTCGGCACCAGATGGCAG GTACGCTACACTATTCCACCGGTATTATTGAGCCATACTCACT ACTAAGAGCTCCTAGCAACTCGCCGTGCCTAGCATGCCTAGCATCCCAAGAGGAATAA
- a CDS encoding protein dopA (transcript_id=CADANIAT00008766): MSLDPSSFPRSNSPASSDSSLTRSRLRGKEGSLKKDKNYRRYASSVERALSLFDNTLQEWADYISFLSRLLKALQTHPPDQPVVPHKVLVAKRLSQSMNPSLPSGVHQKALEVYTYIFNLIKPEGLSHDLPLYYPGIAPTLTFASLTVRPLFLSLVETYVCDLEPWAIRPALKAIILSLLPGLEEETSDDFDSTLRLLNTLREIASRMDTQRPGAETNSSGQYFWQCFFLASITSPSRRLGILAYLNRYLPKLGVTDRRPSRHEEVDATAMPLEMQVAVDSVILPEPGLLIRCFATGLTDEQVLVQRNFLDLLVTHLPLSSPILQTRITKDDLQRLIVAAAGVVSRRDMSLNRRLWAWLLGPDPVGDRASFEARPSISSTASKTAAESEELSQSQYFSRFGLQPLASGLLQLLKRDTELPSEKAKPFRITLSLMDRWEVGGHVVPAVFLPFMRSVKAYKLAAPKAHFDEVFRSATSFFDGVESGMIFSELLNLIDWDAKSLANDAPRILDNLNLAHFILDHFNVREEDMVLNHAPLLTLAALIKMSELSSEATTSVAHDQLQAVSNGLSKVVTLLTGLLIDRAFLRKSDSKNSVNEPSMLLDRPGSAILRQIHQFYDRSRNSLDLQPPPFPPTDLADLIIKNVYEQAISAVNACNDAKSIPERLNLLIVVLKKLPRSRILRDKRLYVAIGKHIQASTVELSTASFSHLSSMSTTITSLYCIHKLGYYITYEEVSDLIPPLVRQLWQFLSPLSPKFHVEAVRCLWNLHSVSWSDHLVESTITSLMFTPPAPGSYQLSSEEEAGRYFILWNHSHHGTYELPPKNLQDSAQSQASYHSSMLERPLFTVLDLLSQGSTQPAQVVQLWLQDLPSVAKVFRIIISKLEGVLHRGNQLGTFEGNTVVSPDDYAECNYLFETIHNVLGALNHNGWVSLLTQTMAHNSRRHDASASEDNAEAPSLHSVVFQASLKIVSGYKSGTATANAEEVKLQQISLLVMRQLLLGPGVEELVESGIDSLLVDRLYSMLDEGGDIAIQAALIDTLLAVLKARFSQAYLPPPPTKPKHQRGGSREKLTSPSLLSFTSDKPEKSSVLLPSPEPPQRLLDCLLKGLSSPRSRAIIDKWIMLLCEILPIYSTCIFQILLTLVDCLGREIRQSYTNLQSAFEKTEGWPKDRPEQTTISLLTGFETCIAAAHERLLMEEVNAPAAKSPDQTHGFFGNMVSGVFASDSNHPRSAAMNNRLTVLLSFQDAVRLCFSIWSWGAAERSSLPQDTESIASFQYTSLRMRNRSRRILEHLFTAEALECLETMVDMWIKSDRDTSPLIFNLLHTLDGSRPKIAIPAIFNAIYTRTNPAALDPSRKSTMTTALTETELAGFLVTYARSLDDDVLDEIWIDCTTFLRDVLSNPFPHRQILPRLVEFAAILGVKLENTNFGEDRRMRKELGDVILRLLTAIFTSKPMGFTQEQGLLGRASLDYDSSSIQRIGPDDMLSILVASMPAFSMTLGDMDRITTAVSNISTNIIGPFIRARLFPNNLNTSFMALMQHISKIPQVAKVWKKDVADAFNDPRFFGSQLDLVKGGWMTLLRQWALVDKDRLSEIMTRLTPPATAGIMFGVGASAARLDADRKAQLNLRRISLLVLSTAEDYFIAEMPALLQKLEDLLGATASSSPSSATRAEIFMVLRALILKSTTTTLSPFWPLINSELQEAISAISSGNQQELYNPYSLLQACKLLDTLLVLAPDDFQLLEWLYVTDTVDAIYPPEQFEPTALADEVSHNLGVRWSTSSDPTRESTNLHHGVRYPGLAADWIRETAKDEIVDRVLRPFFDQLSIHAFESTYSISNPNLEACRDDLLADLFNESTMAN, encoded by the exons ATGAGCCTTGATCCGAGCTCGTTCCCAAGGTCCAATTCCCCCGCAAGCTCCGACAGCTCTCTAACGCGCTCCCGGCTACGGGGGAAAGAAG GGTCCCTGAAAAAGGACAAGAATTACCGCCGATATGCTTCCAGCGTTGAACGTGCCCTGTCGCTCTTCGATAACACTCTGCAGGAATGGGCGGATTAtatctccttcctcagcagGCTTCTGAAAGCCCTTCAGACACATCCTCCAGATCAGCCTGTGGTTCCTCACAAGGTTCTTGTCGCCAAGCGGCTATCTCAGTCCATGAATCCTTCCTTGCCATCAGGGGTTCACCAGAAGGCGCTCGAAGTCTATACTTACATCTTCAACCTAATCAAACCGGAAGGTCTTTCGCATGACCTTCCTTTGTACTACCCTGGTATTGCACCGACACTGACATTCGCCTCTCTTACTGTTCGCCCATTATTTTTGTCTTTGGTAGAAACATACGTTTGCGACCTGGAACCATGGGCAATCCGACCCGCGTTGAAGGCGATCATCTTATCGCTATTGCCCGGACTGGAAGAGGAAACGAGCGACGATTTTGACTCTACACTTCGTTTGCTCAATACCCTTCGTGAAATAGCTAGTCGAATGGATACACAACGGCCAGGGGCGGAGACGAATTCAAGCGGCCAATATTTCTGGCAATGCTTTTTCCTTGCCTCAATTACTAGCCCTAGCCGGCGGCTAGGAATTCTGGCCTATCTGAACCGTTATCTTCCTAAGCTGGGCGTCACAGACCGGAGACCGAGTAGGCATGAGGAAGTAGACGCTACGGCCATGCCCCTTGAAATGCAGGTGGCTGTGGACTCGGTCATTCTACCCGAACCCGGATTGTTGATTCGATGCTTCGCAACAGGTCTTACGGATGAGCAAGTCTTGGTTCAGCGGAacttccttgaccttcttgtAACGCATCTCCCCTTGAGTTCGCCTATTCTGCAAACCCGGATAACCAAGGATGACCTTCAACGACTCATTGTTGCGGCAGCAGGTGTTGTTTCTCGTCGAGACATGAGTTTGAATAGAAGGCTTTGGGCTTGGCTTCTGGGCCCTGACCCTGTGGGTGACCGCGCCTCTTTTGAGGCTCGCCCCTCAATTTCCAGCACAGCTTCAAAGACCGCCGCTGAAAGTGAAGAGCTCTCGCAATCGCAGTACTTCAGTCGGTTCGGTTTGCAACCCTTGGCGAGTGGCCTACTGCAATTGCTTAAAAGAGACACCGAACTCCCTTCAGAGAAGGCAAAGCCTTTCAGGATAACACTTTCGCTCATGGACAGGTGGGAAGTTGGCGGGCATGTAGTACCTGCTGTCTTTCTGCCGTTCATGCGGAGCGTTAAGGCTTATAAGTTGGCAGCGCCTAAGGCCCATTTTGATGAGGTTTTTCGAAGTGCCACATCTTTTTTCGATGGAGTGGAAAGTGGCATGATATTCTCCGAGCTCCTCAATTTGATAGATTGGGACGCGAAGAGTCTGGCTAACGATGCTCCCCGGATACTGGACAACTTGAACTTGGCCCACTTTATCCTGGATCATTTTAATGtccgcgaagaagacatGGTTCTGAATCATGCCCCGTTACTGACCTTAGCCGCCCTGATCAAGATGAGCGAGCTATCCTCGGAAGCTACTACTTCGGTAGCCCACGATCAATTACAAGCTGTATCTAACGGATTATCAAAGGTGGTGACTTTGTTGACAGGGTTATTGATTGATCGCGCTTTTCTCCGGAAGTCTGATTCCAAGAACTCAGTAAATGAACCGTCGATGCTGCTTGACCGTCCAGGTTCTGCGATCTTGAGACAAATACATCAGTTCTATGATCGAAGCAGAAACAGTCTCGACCTGCAGCCGCCTCCCTTTCCGCCTACAGACCTGGCGGATTTGATAATCAAGAATGTTTATGAACAGGCCATATCCGCTGTCAATGCGTGCAATGACGCTAAATCAATACCAGAGAGACTCAATCTTCTGATCGTGGTATTGAAAAAGCTTCCTAGATCGCGCATCTTGCGGGACAAAAGGCTCTATGTAGCCATCGGCAAACATATTCAAGCGTCCACAGTCGAGTTATCAACAGCTTCATTCTCACATCTCTCTTCTATGTCGACAACGATAACAAGTCTCTATTGTATCCACAAATTGGGCTACTATATCACTTATGAGGAGGTCTCTGACTTAATCCCACCACTCGTCAGACAGCTGTGGCAATTCCTCTCACCACTGAGTCCTAAGTTTCATGTGGAAGCCGTTCGCTGTTTATGGAATCTGCACTCAGTTTCGTGGTCGGACCACCTAGTTGAATCGACCATCACGTCCTTAATGTTTACTCCACCTGCGCCAGGCTCATACCAACTCTcttctgaggaggaggctggtAGATACTTCATTCTCTGGAATCACAGCCACCATGGTACATATGAACTACCTCCGAAGAACCTGCAGGACTCGGCTCAATCACAAGCCTCTTATCATTCTTCAATGCTTGAACGGCCGCTTTTCACTGTCTTAGACTTATTGTCCCAAGGGTCAACTCAACCAGCCCAGGTGGTTCAGTTGTGGCTCCAGGATCTTCCGTCGGTAGCGAA GGTTTTTCGTATAATTATTTCAAAGCTGGAGGGTGTCTTGCACCGGGGAAATCAATTAGGGACTTTTGAAGGAAATACTGTTGTATCCCCAGACGACTATGCGGAGTGCAACTACCTTTTCGAGACGATCCACAACGTTCTGGGGGCACTTAATCATAACGGATGGGTTTCTCTTCTTACGCAAACGATGGCGCATAACAGCAGGCGGCACGacgcttctgcttcagaGG ACAATGCCGAAGCCCCAAGCCTCCACTCAGTTGTTTTTCAGGCTTCGCTGAAGATTGTGAGTGGCTACAAGTCTGGTACTGCAACTGCGAACGCAGAGGAGGTCAaattgcagcagatatcTCTCCTAGTCATGCGCCAACTTCTGCTGGGACCAGGTGTCGAGGAGCTAGTGGAATCCGGAATTGACTCACTTCTTGTCGACCGGCTTTATTCTATGCTTGACGAGGGTGGAGATATTGCAATCCAAGCGGCATTGATCGATACGCTCCTCGCTGTGCTAAAGGCTCGCTTTTCCCAAGCTTATTTACCGCCGCCTCCTACAAAACCTAAGCACCAAAGAGGGGGCTCTCGCGAGAAATTGACCAgtccctctcttctctccttcacaAGCGACAAGCCAGAGAAATCATCCGTGCTGCTGCCGTCCCCTGAGCCTCCTCAACGCCTGTTGGATTGCCTGCTCAAAGGCCTCAGCTCTCCAAGATCCAGGGCGATAATCGACAAATGGATCATGCTGCTTTGTGAAATACTCCCAATCTATTCTACGTGCATCTTCCAAATTCTGCTGACTTTGGTGGATTGCCTGGGAAGGGAGATTAGACAGTCATACACGAATCTCCAGTCCGCATTCGAAAAGACAGAAGGTTGGCCCAAAGATCGTCCCGAGCAGACCACTATATCCCTCCTGACTGGTTTTGAGACGTGTATTGCAGCTGCTCATGAGCGCCTTCTCATGGAAGAAGTAAATGCGCCGGCAGCCAAGAGTCCGGATCAAACCCATGGCTTCTTCGGGAATATGGTTTCGGGTGTCTTCGCGTCTGATTCTAACCATCCACGCTCTGCGGCGATGAACAACAGACTTACTGTTCTATTGTCGTTTCAAGACGCCGTACGTCTCTGTTTTTCTATTTGGTCGTGGGGTGCTGCGGAACGAAGTAGCCTTCCCCAAGACACGGAGTCAATAGCGTCGTTCCAATATACATCACTGCGAATGCGGAACAGATCTCGCCGGATTCTCGAGCATTTGTTCACTGCCGAAGCATTGGAGTGTCTAGAGACAATGGTGGATATGTGGATCAAGTCTGACAGGGATACATCGCCTCTGATCTTTAATCTCCTTCACACTTTGGACGGGTCTCGTCCGAAGATTGCCATTCCAGCTATCTTCAATGCTATCTATACACGAACAAATCCTGCCGCGCTTGACCCCAGCCGCAAGTCGACGATGACAACGGCCTTAACAGAGACTGAGTTAGCGGGATTCCTGGTAACTTACGCTAGGTCTCTTGACGATGATGTCCTGGATGAGATATGGATAGACTGCACGACTTTCCTGCGAGATGTACTAAGCAACCCTTTCCCTCACAGGCAGATCCTCCCGCGGCTAGTTGAGTTTGCTGCCATCTTGGGCGTAAAACTTGAGAACACGAACTTTGGCGAAGATCGTCGGATGAGAAAGGAGTTGGGG GATGTGATACTGCGCCTCCTCACCGCCATCTTTACAAGTAAACCCATGGGCTTTACGCAGGAACAAGGGCTTCTAGGTCGTGCCTCATTAGACTATGATAGTTCATCGATCCAGCGCATAGGGCCAGATGATATGTTAAGTATCCTTGTTGCGTCCATGCCTGCGTTCTCGATGACACTAGGGGACATGGATCGAATCACTACGGCCGTGTCAAATATTTCTACCAATATTATCGGGCCGTTCATACGTGCCCGACTCTTTCCTAATAATCTTAACACCAGCTTTATGGCTTTGATGCAACATATCTCGAAAATCCCCCAAGTGGCAAAGGTTTGGAAGAAGGATGTGGCTGATGCTTTCAATGATCCCCGGTTTTTCGGGTCGCAACTCGACCTGGTAAAGGGCGGCTGGATGACTCTTTTGCGGCAATGGGCCTTGGTTGACAAAGACCGACTGTCTGAGATAATGACTCGCCTAACCCCGCCGGCCACAGCTGGCATAATGTTCGGCGTTGGTGCATCCGCAGCTCGTTTGGATGCTGATCGTAAAGCCCAACTAAATCTTCGTCGGATAAGTCTTTTGGTGTTATCTACAGCTGAGGACTATTTTATCGCAGAGATGCCGGCGCtactgcagaagctggaggatcttcttggagctaccgcttcatcatctccatcttccgctACAAGAGCGGAAATCTTCATGGTCCTCCGAGCACTCATACTGAAGAGCACAACAACCACGCTGAGCCCATTCTGGCCGTTAATAAACAGTGAGCTTCAAGAAGCTATTTCAGCTATCTCATCTGGAAACCAGCAGGAGTTGTACAATCCATATTCTTTGCTCCAGGCCTGCAAGCTTCTGGACACATTGCTTGTTCTTGCGCCTGACGATTTCCAATTACTTGAATGGCTCTATGTTACTGATACTGTCGACGCTATATACCCCCCAGAGCAATTCGAACCCACGGCGCTCGCAGATGAGGTATCTCACAACTTAGGGGTCCGTTGGTCCACGTCATCTGATCCAACCCGAGAATCGACCAATCTCCACCATGGCGTAAGGTATCCAGGTCTGGCGGCGGACTGGATACGTGAAACCGCCAAAGATGAGATTGTCGATCGAGTTCTCCGGCCATTCTTTGACCAACTCAGCATCCATGCGTTTGAGAGCACCTACAGCATCAGCAATCCGAACTTGGAAGCATGCCGTGATGATCTGCTGGCAGATTTGTTCAACGAAAGTACCATGGCAAACTAG
- a CDS encoding putative HIT finger domain protein (transcript_id=CADANIAT00008768), whose protein sequence is MYRVEVLPNASKSNATPGWTYVPDKGFDPAKAAIAPTTGRKRGIRDPARTDVSSRQANAIVRHLAELDRENHRDVAIAIPARKDSQPRESATRGTRTKVTSNVRRILQSQKTFRNYLDDEEAALAQASSSAGTSSIAAQRLPSNRITKPSSSLSRRSATPATPTPKPDPRAEKDTSSAQNLSDTANIQTADSQPQSNLQEEQKPDPNALIKSQYDNDPLLKSYIPSAPSERIMRALLAEPPLSYNASRAGPPLTGKAPRKFCCICGYWGKIRCRNCHQRTCGIECYKTHEDSRCGAFF, encoded by the exons ATGTACCGCGTCGAAGTCCTCCCGAACGCCTCCAAGTCTAACGCCACGCCGGGCTGGACCTACGTCCCCGATAAAGGCTTCGACCCAGCAAAAGCCGCAATCGCACCGACCACCGGCCGGAAACGCGGAATTCGGGACCCAGCGCGAACAGACGTGTCTTCGCGCCAGGCAAATGCGATTGTACGCCACTTGGCGGAGCTTGATCGGGAGAATCATAGGGACGTTGCGATTGCGATTCCAGCGCGGAAGGATTCGCAGCCGAGGGAGAGTGCGACAAGAG GAACAAGAACGAAAGTAACGTCGAACGTCCGTCGCATCCTGCAGTCGCAGAAGACGTTTCGAAATTAtcttgatgatgaggaggctgCGTTGGCTCAGGCTTCGTCCTCGGCGGGGACGTCGTCTATAGCTGCGCAGCGTCTGCCTAGTAATAGAATCACGAAaccgtcttcttcgttgtCACGCCGGAGCGCAACACCAGCTACCCCAACGCCAAAACCAGATCCGCGTGCAGAGAAAGACACCTCCTCGGCCCAAAACCTATCCGATACGGCCAACATACAGACCGCCGACTCCCAACCTCAATCTAACctacaagaagaacaaaaacCTGATCCAAACGCCCTCATCAAATCCCAGTACGATAACGATCCCCTACTGAAATCATATATTCCATCCGCCCCCTCGGAACGCATCATGCGCGCTCTCCTCGCGGAACCTCCACTCTCGTATAATGCATCACGCGCGGGTCCGCCCTTAACGGGAAAGGCGCCCCGAAAGTTCTGCTGTATATGCGGGTATTGGGGGAAGATTCGGTGTCGAAATTGTCACCAGCGAACTTGTGGGATCGAGTGTTATAAGACGCACGAGGATTCAAGGTGCGGAGCTTTCTTCTAA
- a CDS encoding acylphosphatase (transcript_id=CADANIAT00008771): protein MATQRAYCVQSPWHRSGQLCLTSTSTGVGFRDFTMKRAAEYGLSGWVKNTDCGRVEGEAQGSEEGIQKFLKDINNGPRLAHVVKLEKKTLDPKDGESHFGLRKTSATVFDSL from the exons ATGGCAACTCAAAGGGCAT ATTGCGTTCAAAGTCCATGGCACCGTTCAGG CCAGCTATGTTTAACAAGTACCTCTACAGGTGTGGGTTTCCG TGATTTCACCATGAAGCGTGCTGCGGAATACGGTCTCAGCGGCTGGGTGAAGAACACTGATTGCGGAAGG GTCGAAGGCGAAGCACAAGGCTCAGAAGAGGGTATCCAAAAATTTCTCAAGGATATCAATAATGGCCCTCGACTTGCACATGtagtcaagctggagaagaagacactCGATCCGAAAGACGGAGAGAGTCATTTTGGGCTTAGGAAGACATCGGCGACTGTTTTTGATTCACTTTGA
- a CDS encoding putative glycerol:H+ symporter (Gup1) (transcript_id=CADANIAT00008769) has protein sequence MSLSFLSWLRRLYSLDTLDTRFTVPANVPVKIAAEDTRSGSAKDARSNAVTNSASPPRWATLEFYVYYVVFIVAVPLMFKTVIDVSQESHPTYATYSHLLSPGWIPGRRVDNSDAQYSGFRDNIPYLLILLVAHPSLRRVYEHFTRTPSTPNANNTISVTAAGDARAARRIRFDYYFALVFITALHGISAIKILIILYLNYKIAKSLPRKYIPAATWSFGIGILFANEFCGGYPLARVLSFWAADETGRESALLLWARHLDSFGGLMPRWEVLFKITILRLISFNMDYYWSFDFPTSSPIEVSLFSEDKPTPSDDHKKKQLDPESLSERDRVKIPAEKAAFNGRNYLAYILYSPLYLTGPIVTFNDYISQQRFPPQSLTKTRTILYGTRFFLTLLSMELILHFIYAVAISNSHPNWSLYTPAQLSMLAFFNLHIIWLKLLIPWRFFRLWALVDGIDPPENMVRCVSNNYSAFAFWRGWHRSLNRWVVRYLYVPLGGGSNRSISSPASSTSGTKPPSSPLYAKVRQIFNFLVVFTFIALWHDINLRLLMWGWLITLFVLPEVVGTLLFPPSRWRSRPNTYRVICGIGAVGNVLMMMIANLVGFALGLDGIKGLLSELLGSYAGLVYLISACCALFLLVKLPNAASCAQTSTVQEQDCAQR, from the exons ATGAGTCTCTCATTTCTTTCctggctgcggcggctgtACTCGCTCGATACTTTGGACACGCGCTTCACTGTCCCCGCCAATGTCCCCGTCAAGATCGCTGCTGAAGACACGCGATCTGGCTCCGCGAAGGATGCCCGCTCTAACGCCGTCACCAACAGCGCCTCTCCTCCCAGATGGGCCACCCTCGAATTCTATGTTTACTACGTGGTCTTTATCGTGGCCGTTCCTCTGATGTTCAAGACCGTGATTGATGTTTCGCAAG AATCGCATCCCACCTACGCTACATACTCTCATTTGCTCTCTCCAGGTTGGATTCCAGGGCGGAGAGTC GACAATTCCGACGCGCAATATTCTGGCTTCCGCGATAATATCCCCtacctcctcatccttttGGTTGcccatccttctcttcgacgCGTCTACGAGCACTTTACTCGCACCCCTAGTACACCTAATGCGAACAATACCATCTCTGTCACTGCCGCCGGAGACGCCCGAGCTGCGCGACGCATACGATTCGACTATTACTTTGCCCTGGTGTTCATCACAGCTCTCCATGGTATATCGGCGATCAAGATTCTTATCATTCTCTACTTGAACTACAAAATCGCCAAATCTCTTCCGCGGAAATATATCCCTGCTGCGACTTGGAGCTTCGGCATAGGGATACTGTTTGCCAATGAGTTCTGCGGCGGATACCCGCTGGCGCGAGTTCTCAGCTTCTGGGCAGCAGACGAGACAGGGCGGGAGTCCGCTCTACTTCTATGGGCGCGGCACTTGGACAGCTTTGGTGGTCTAATGCCACGATGGGAAGTCCTGTTCAAGATCACTATCCTACGGCTGATCAGTTTCAATATGGATTACTACTGGAGTTTCGACTTTCCTACTAGCAGCCCAATCGAAGTAAGTCTCTTTTCCGAGGATAAACCAACTCCCTCTGACGACCATAAGAAGAAGCAACTCGATCCGGAATCGCTTTCAGAGCGTGACCGGGTCAAGATCCCCGCCGAAAAAGCAGCCTTCAACGGCCGAAACTATCTCGCCTACATCCTCTACTCTCCGTTATACCTCACAGGCCCAATTGTCACGTTCAACGATTACATATCCCAGCAGCGATTTCCACCACAATCGTTGACGAAAACCCGCACAATCCTCTACGGAACTCGCTTTTTCCTAACCCTGCTCTCCATGGAACTGATCCTTCACTTCATCTACGCCGTAGCAATCTCCAACTCACATCCAAACTGGTCGCTTTACACCCCAGCCCAGCTCAGCATGCTCGCTTTCTTCAACCTGCACATCATTTGGCTGAAGCTTCTGATCCCCTGGCGTTTCTTCCGCCTCTGGGCTCTCGTCGACGGCATCGACCCGCCAGAAAACATGGTCCGCTGTGTGTCAAACAACTACTCCGCCTTCGCCTTCTGGCGCGGCTGGCACCGCTCTCTCAATCGTTGGGTCGTCCGCTATCTCTACGTTCCTCTGGGCGGCGGCAGCAACCGCTCTATCTCGagcccagcatcatcaacaagcgGCACCAAACCACCGTCATCTCCCCTTTACGCCAAAGTCCGCCAGATATTCAACTTCCTCGTCGTATTCACCTTCATTGCCCTCTGGCACGACATCAACCTCAGACTCCTGATGTGGGGCTGGCTCATCACCCTCTTTGTCCTGCCAGAGGTCGTGGGCACCTTACTATTCCCTCCTAGCCGATGGCGTTCGCGCCCGAACACGTACCGCGTCATCTGTGGCATTGGAGCGGTAGGCAATGTgcttatgatgatgatcgcCAATCTAGTTGGGTTTgcgctgggcttggatggaATCAAGGGGCTTTTGTCCGAGCTATTGGGGAGCTACGCCGGACTTGTGTATCTCATTTCGGCATGCTGTGCGCTATTT TTGTTAGTCAAACTA CCCAACGCTGCTTCTTGCGCTCAGACTTCAACCGTCCAGGAACAAGACTGTGCACAAAGATGA